One segment of Ignavibacteria bacterium DNA contains the following:
- a CDS encoding SIMPL domain-containing protein (The SIMPL domain is named for its presence in mouse protein SIMPL (signalling molecule that associates with mouse pelle-like kinase). Bacterial member BP26, from Brucella, was shown to assemble into a channel-like structure, while YggE from E. coli has been associated with resistance to oxidative stress.), with translation MKHILVLLAFVTAISITNAQVDTRRTVSVEGEAEIFLTPDRATVSIGVETEGKDVVTIKKDNDRRVRAIFDAIKKIGIDQRDIMTSDLQIQPQYNWKQDGRRELIKYQMRNVVMITVRDLSKLEDVINASVAEGSNLLDNVSFSVTNSKPIADTLRVQAAKGAKIRAEALANAMGARVVRVLTISEHGGYQPPTPMYKAMRSMAAEADMGTPVSAGQLSMRITINAIFEIE, from the coding sequence ATGAAGCACATCCTCGTTCTCCTCGCCTTCGTCACGGCCATCAGCATCACCAACGCACAAGTGGACACCCGACGGACCGTTTCCGTAGAAGGTGAAGCAGAGATCTTCCTTACGCCCGATCGTGCAACCGTGAGTATTGGCGTGGAGACAGAAGGCAAGGACGTTGTCACCATCAAGAAGGACAATGACCGTCGCGTCCGCGCCATCTTCGACGCCATCAAGAAGATCGGCATCGATCAACGGGACATCATGACCAGCGACCTTCAGATCCAGCCTCAGTACAATTGGAAGCAGGACGGACGTCGCGAGTTGATCAAGTATCAGATGCGCAACGTTGTGATGATCACCGTTCGTGATCTTTCAAAGCTCGAAGACGTGATCAATGCCAGTGTTGCCGAGGGTAGCAACCTTCTCGACAACGTGAGCTTCTCTGTTACCAACAGCAAGCCTATCGCCGACACGCTCCGTGTTCAAGCTGCGAAGGGTGCTAAGATTCGGGCGGAGGCGCTAGCAAACGCGATGGGCGCTCGGGTGGTGAGGGTCCTTACGATCAGTGAGCATGGCGGCTATCAGCCCCCTACCCCCATGTACAAGGCAATGCGGAGTATGGCAGCCGAAGCCGATATGGGCACACCCGTCAGCGCAGGTCAACTCTCCATGCGCATCACTATAAACGCAATCTTTGAGATCGAATGA
- a CDS encoding ABC-F family ATP-binding cassette domain-containing protein has protein sequence MITLTNVTVDFGTRILFKNVNFLIQNGDRIGLVGRNGAGKSTLLGIIAGETTPTGGDVSKQNGMRLGLLSQDLTLDLSKTLRETAMAAFEEVLRLHAEIEEIQHQLETRTDYETDAYMDLVQRLTDANDMYARRGGLTMHADIERVLTGLGFEAADLDKGLTAFSGGWQMRAELGRLLLLHPDCLLLDEPTNHLDIDSVRWLEDFLSVYDGAVVLISHDRTFLDNITNRTIEITKTKVYDIPASYSDYEEIRAERMEQQRALADRQTKERDRMQKWIDRFKYKASLASRAQSRIKALQRMEVIEVDDDDTSSIHFSFPPAPRSGRAVVECTGIVKSYGEKKVLRGVDFTLERGEKIAFIGKNGEGKTTLAKIIAGVEPPTAGEVQLGHAVAVGYYAQQQADMMGGHNTIYEVMQEAAPPSMRPRIRSLLGAFLFRGDDINKRVGVLSGGEKSRLALARLLLQPYNLLILDEPTNHLDMLSKEVLKEALMSYDGAMIVVSHDRDFLDGLTEKIIAFRVGTLKEYEGDVDTYLKLLGDPHVADAPAPHEIPLHHVVAPEKTSAQLREEQKARDKEKRKAERRVTEIENQIAVQEKTIAEAETKLADPDLYKDPVKQHKTTTTYDTAKRVLASLMEEWATLMETISQPTED, from the coding sequence GTGATAACCCTTACCAATGTTACCGTCGACTTCGGAACACGGATCCTCTTTAAGAACGTCAACTTTCTGATTCAGAATGGCGACCGCATCGGCCTTGTTGGTCGTAATGGTGCCGGGAAGTCTACACTCCTTGGCATCATCGCCGGCGAAACAACACCGACCGGTGGCGACGTGTCCAAACAGAACGGCATGCGCCTTGGTTTGCTGTCGCAGGATCTCACGCTCGACCTCTCCAAGACCCTCCGCGAAACGGCCATGGCGGCGTTCGAAGAGGTGCTTCGTCTGCATGCCGAGATCGAAGAGATCCAGCATCAACTGGAGACACGCACGGACTATGAAACCGATGCCTACATGGATCTTGTGCAACGGTTGACCGATGCCAATGACATGTATGCACGTCGCGGCGGTCTTACCATGCACGCCGACATCGAGCGCGTTCTCACCGGTCTGGGATTTGAAGCTGCCGATCTCGATAAGGGGCTCACTGCCTTTTCGGGTGGTTGGCAGATGCGGGCTGAACTGGGAAGGCTCTTGCTGTTGCACCCTGACTGTTTGCTGCTTGATGAGCCGACGAACCACTTGGACATCGACTCCGTGCGCTGGCTCGAAGACTTCCTCAGTGTCTATGACGGCGCTGTGGTTCTGATCTCGCACGATAGAACGTTCCTAGACAACATCACCAACAGAACCATCGAGATCACCAAGACCAAGGTCTATGACATCCCGGCATCGTATTCGGATTACGAAGAGATCCGTGCTGAGCGCATGGAGCAACAACGTGCGTTAGCAGACCGGCAGACCAAGGAACGCGATCGTATGCAGAAGTGGATCGACCGGTTCAAGTACAAGGCATCTCTTGCATCACGCGCGCAGAGTCGGATCAAGGCCTTGCAACGCATGGAAGTGATCGAAGTTGATGATGACGACACATCGTCCATCCACTTCTCCTTCCCTCCCGCACCACGTTCTGGTCGGGCCGTTGTTGAGTGCACCGGCATCGTAAAGAGTTACGGCGAGAAGAAGGTTCTGCGTGGTGTGGACTTCACACTTGAGCGCGGAGAAAAGATCGCCTTCATCGGAAAGAACGGCGAAGGCAAAACAACACTCGCAAAGATCATTGCCGGTGTAGAGCCCCCTACCGCAGGAGAAGTGCAGTTAGGTCACGCAGTGGCTGTTGGATACTACGCGCAGCAACAAGCCGACATGATGGGCGGACACAACACCATCTACGAAGTGATGCAAGAGGCAGCTCCACCATCGATGCGTCCGCGCATTCGGTCGCTCCTGGGTGCGTTCTTGTTCCGTGGTGATGACATCAACAAACGTGTTGGCGTGTTGAGCGGTGGCGAGAAATCACGTCTGGCGCTTGCCCGACTTCTCCTCCAACCATACAACCTCCTCATTCTTGACGAGCCAACGAACCACTTGGACATGCTTTCGAAGGAAGTGCTGAAGGAAGCACTCATGTCGTATGACGGGGCGATGATCGTTGTATCGCACGACCGCGACTTCCTTGACGGACTCACGGAAAAGATCATTGCCTTTCGTGTTGGTACGCTCAAGGAATATGAGGGCGACGTAGACACCTACCTCAAGCTGCTTGGCGATCCGCATGTGGCCGATGCACCTGCACCGCATGAGATCCCGCTGCATCACGTTGTTGCACCGGAGAAGACGTCGGCACAGTTGCGAGAAGAGCAGAAGGCACGCGATAAAGAAAAGCGCAAGGCAGAACGTCGCGTAACCGAGATCGAAAACCAGATCGCCGTTCAAGAGAAGACCATCGCCGAGGCCGAGACCAAGCTTGCAGATCCGGACCTCTACAAGGATCCCGTCAAGCAACACAAGACCACAACCACCTACGACACTGCGAAGCGCGTCCTCGCGTCATTGATGGAGGAGTGGGCAACACTCATGGAAACCATCTCGCAACCAACAGAAGATTGA
- a CDS encoding bifunctional phosphopantothenoylcysteine decarboxylase/phosphopantothenate synthase — protein MNIILGITGSVSAYKTPWLVRDLIRAGHTVRVVMTPSAAQFVAPLALEAVSQHPVIMDPYDPSIQEGGSWHVHLARWADVIVIAPCSATTLARLATGLCDTALMTVVASRPAETPLVVAPAMDTDMWLQPSVQRNIAQLRTDGVTIIDPESGELASGLVGAGRLAELGVIVGIVGSSVGARHAVPLPSNTAVPLDSARGDAPSARGDAPSARGDGLRGKRVVITAGPTHERIDAVRAIVNHSTGTMGFALAAAAQERGALVTLIAGPVALPTPRGVERVDVTTAAEMHAAVERAIDADVFIMAAAVADFTPAHPVDGKIKKQVTTGNGLTLTLVPTVDILATVGAQKQAHQTVVGFALEHTNVVDYATQKLSTKNADVIVANRAGVADSGFGVGSNTITIITPTQPPTEYPPMSKRACAEVILDAVEKL, from the coding sequence ATGAACATCATTCTCGGCATAACAGGCAGTGTATCGGCGTATAAGACGCCGTGGCTCGTGCGCGACCTTATCCGCGCAGGACACACTGTGCGCGTGGTGATGACGCCGTCTGCTGCCCAGTTCGTTGCGCCTCTTGCCCTCGAAGCGGTCTCCCAACATCCTGTGATCATGGATCCGTATGATCCTTCGATCCAGGAAGGGGGCTCCTGGCACGTCCATCTCGCTCGATGGGCTGATGTGATCGTGATAGCCCCTTGCTCTGCTACTACACTTGCACGCCTTGCCACGGGGCTCTGCGATACGGCCCTGATGACCGTTGTGGCGTCACGTCCGGCCGAAACGCCATTGGTCGTAGCGCCCGCCATGGACACCGACATGTGGCTCCAACCATCCGTGCAACGCAACATTGCGCAGCTCCGCACCGACGGCGTTACCATCATCGATCCGGAATCCGGCGAGCTGGCCTCGGGATTGGTTGGGGCTGGGCGGTTGGCGGAATTGGGGGTTATTGTTGGTATTGTGGGTTCATCGGTAGGGGCACGGCATGCCGTACCCCTACCGTCGAACACCGCTGTGCCCCTCGACTCCGCTCGGGGTGACGCACCTTCCGCTCGGGGTGACGCACCTTCCGCTCGGGGTGACGGGTTACGCGGTAAACGGGTGGTGATCACGGCGGGGCCGACGCATGAGCGGATCGATGCGGTGCGGGCGATCGTGAATCACTCAACGGGAACAATGGGGTTTGCCCTGGCTGCTGCTGCGCAAGAGCGCGGAGCACTGGTAACACTGATTGCGGGGCCGGTGGCGTTGCCAACACCACGTGGTGTGGAGCGCGTTGATGTGACCACTGCCGCGGAGATGCACGCTGCTGTTGAGCGGGCGATCGACGCCGATGTCTTCATCATGGCTGCGGCTGTGGCGGATTTCACGCCGGCGCATCCGGTGGACGGCAAGATCAAGAAGCAAGTGACAACAGGTAATGGACTGACGTTAACGTTGGTTCCTACGGTTGACATCCTGGCAACGGTTGGTGCGCAGAAACAGGCGCATCAGACGGTTGTTGGATTCGCACTCGAACACACAAATGTGGTGGACTATGCCACACAGAAACTTTCAACGAAGAATGCCGATGTGATCGTGGCGAACAGAGCCGGCGTTGCCGATAGCGGTTTCGGCGTTGGCAGCAATACGATCACCATTATCACTCCTACTCAGCCCCCTACAGAATACCCTCCTATGTCGAAACGAGCCTGCGCCGAAGTGATCCTTGATGCCGTGGAGAAGTTGTGA
- a CDS encoding DNA-directed RNA polymerase subunit omega has product MSTYIVNPVKVRMDESAKGSIYKSIVAMGLRSRQINDQIKTQISERLADVIVDTDESEGPNADQIAISKEFDLLPKPTFLAMKEMTSGQIHLRTDNSSNPE; this is encoded by the coding sequence ATGAGTACATACATCGTCAATCCAGTGAAGGTCCGCATGGACGAATCGGCCAAGGGGTCGATCTATAAGTCTATTGTGGCCATGGGGTTGCGTTCACGTCAGATCAACGATCAGATCAAGACGCAGATCTCTGAGCGTCTTGCAGACGTTATCGTGGACACCGATGAGTCGGAAGGTCCAAATGCCGATCAAATCGCCATCAGCAAAGAATTCGACCTTCTTCCGAAGCCGACATTTCTGGCGATGAAGGAAATGACCAGCGGTCAGATCCACCTTCGGACGGACAATTCGTCCAACCCGGAGTAA
- a CDS encoding DUF393 domain-containing protein: MSTPTSIVVFDGVCNLCNTTVDFLIRHDHQRTLRFGSFQSDHIASLLRSHNITETPTTVYVITPDNTVLTQSTAIIYLGHQLGGIWKLMSIVARIIPRPLRDVVYQWISNNRYRWFGKKASCRLPSPEEISLFV; this comes from the coding sequence ATGTCCACACCAACCTCTATCGTTGTCTTTGATGGTGTCTGCAATCTCTGCAACACCACCGTTGATTTTTTGATCCGTCACGATCACCAGCGAACACTGCGCTTCGGCTCGTTTCAATCCGACCACATCGCATCGTTGTTGCGTTCTCATAACATCACCGAGACACCAACAACCGTCTACGTTATCACTCCCGACAACACCGTCCTCACACAAAGCACAGCGATCATCTACCTCGGTCATCAACTCGGCGGCATCTGGAAGCTGATGAGCATCGTTGCCAGGATCATCCCTCGCCCCCTTCGTGATGTTGTGTATCAGTGGATCTCCAACAACCGCTATCGTTGGTTCGGCAAGAAAGCTTCTTGCCGTCTCCCCTCCCCAGAAGAAATCTCGTTGTTTGTCTAG
- a CDS encoding RsmB/NOP family class I SAM-dependent RNA methyltransferase produces the protein MPIPSSLHDAVRQSFDDVVISGRHLSTAIENLFRTVHPAPGLATTLRSTLFQAIRYNNVEAALAGSLDTILDPDLADIPPFLRELVAKTYGKDKNKVLSSFLTDAPTFVRVNTIKVSVDECLRALRPFQAVRVEGYALRIDRPFALFSSEAFEDGWFEQVAVTSQRAAHELKARPGQRIIDACAGAGGKTLLFAASMQNKGRIIALDTHAGKLQALRQRMARAGADIIDPRVITTTKVVKRLNDTADGVFIDVPCTGTGVVRRNPDILRNLTEKTYQELLVIQADILRRNARLAKPGGTVVYATCSVLPSEGKEQIKNFLASEDGEQFKLAYTWQTLPGDNGGDGFYVARLTRSSAA, from the coding sequence GTGCCCATCCCTTCGTCATTGCACGATGCTGTTCGCCAAAGTTTTGATGATGTTGTCATCTCCGGCAGACATCTCTCAACTGCTATCGAGAATCTGTTTCGCACCGTTCACCCAGCTCCCGGACTGGCAACAACCCTTCGGTCGACGCTTTTTCAAGCCATCCGCTACAACAATGTAGAGGCGGCGCTCGCCGGGTCGCTCGATACCATCCTCGACCCAGATCTTGCAGACATCCCTCCATTTCTGCGTGAGCTCGTTGCCAAGACCTATGGCAAGGACAAGAACAAGGTACTCTCGTCATTCCTCACAGATGCACCAACCTTTGTTCGTGTGAACACCATCAAGGTGTCGGTGGATGAATGTCTGCGTGCCCTTCGCCCCTTTCAAGCTGTTCGTGTAGAGGGTTATGCCCTGCGGATCGATCGTCCATTTGCGTTGTTCTCTTCAGAGGCATTTGAAGACGGCTGGTTTGAACAGGTGGCTGTTACGTCGCAGCGGGCTGCCCATGAGCTCAAGGCACGTCCGGGACAGCGCATCATCGACGCCTGTGCAGGAGCCGGAGGAAAGACGTTGCTCTTTGCTGCTTCGATGCAGAATAAGGGGCGGATCATCGCGCTCGATACACATGCGGGCAAACTCCAGGCGCTACGTCAGCGTATGGCACGTGCCGGAGCCGACATCATAGACCCGCGCGTGATCACAACCACAAAGGTTGTGAAGCGATTGAATGATACAGCCGATGGAGTGTTCATCGATGTGCCGTGCACAGGCACCGGCGTGGTTCGTCGCAATCCCGACATCCTCCGCAATCTCACAGAGAAGACGTATCAAGAACTGTTGGTGATCCAGGCCGACATCCTACGTCGGAATGCACGTCTAGCAAAGCCCGGTGGGACAGTTGTCTACGCAACCTGTTCCGTACTTCCTTCCGAAGGCAAGGAGCAGATCAAGAACTTCCTCGCATCTGAGGACGGAGAACAGTTCAAACTTGCCTACACGTGGCAGACGTTGCCCGGTGATAACGGTGGCGACGGATTCTACGTTGCGAGACTTACGAGATCAAGTGCCGCATAA
- a CDS encoding Rieske (2Fe-2S) protein → MDQQSSRRFFLHKAAASIGLALTAPAIAALVAGCESDETTPTPPVGTTYTVDITTIPELSAVGGITLTFVGDLNGGSPVFISRIAQNTFVVFSSICTHASCEVDPPAASGSNIVCSCHKAEYSSSDGSVLKQPTTGSATNLPRFANTFDPATSILTITA, encoded by the coding sequence ATGGACCAACAGTCATCACGGCGGTTCTTCCTCCATAAGGCAGCTGCTTCTATCGGGCTGGCCCTTACGGCCCCTGCCATTGCCGCCCTCGTGGCCGGATGTGAGTCTGACGAAACAACACCTACTCCTCCTGTGGGTACAACGTATACCGTAGACATCACCACGATACCTGAACTCAGCGCAGTTGGTGGTATTACCCTTACCTTTGTGGGCGACCTCAACGGTGGCAGCCCTGTCTTCATCTCGCGAATCGCTCAGAACACCTTTGTTGTGTTCAGTTCGATCTGTACACACGCATCATGCGAAGTCGATCCCCCTGCAGCGTCAGGGAGTAACATCGTCTGCAGTTGTCACAAAGCAGAATATTCGTCGAGTGATGGTTCTGTGTTGAAGCAACCAACAACGGGCAGTGCAACCAACCTGCCAAGGTTTGCCAATACCTTCGACCCAGCAACTTCCATTCTCACTATCACGGCCTGA
- the panB gene encoding 3-methyl-2-oxobutanoate hydroxymethyltransferase yields MSVTPTTRKRVTTRRLIDMKAAGKAIACLTAYDAITAGILDSAGVDVLLVGDSVGNVIQGHDTTIPVTLEHMIYHTQAVVRVVEHALVVTDMPFMSYQVSPQEAFRNAGRLMKEAGSGAVKLEGGQRVLEAVRLMTENGIPVMGHLGLTPQSIHQFGSYKERGATPEEAEQILRDAVALEQAGAFAIVLEKVPTALAAEVTKITTVPTIGIGAGPHCDGQILVWTDMMGMSTEFRPRFVRRYAELHEVMTSAVQRYVTDVRGHDFPGPEESY; encoded by the coding sequence ATGTCCGTAACTCCAACCACACGAAAACGCGTAACAACGCGCCGCCTCATTGACATGAAGGCAGCGGGGAAAGCCATTGCCTGCCTAACGGCATATGATGCGATCACCGCAGGTATTCTTGACAGTGCTGGAGTGGATGTTCTTCTCGTTGGAGATTCTGTTGGGAACGTGATCCAAGGTCACGACACAACGATCCCCGTTACGCTCGAACACATGATCTATCACACGCAGGCTGTGGTCCGCGTTGTAGAACATGCACTTGTGGTTACCGATATGCCCTTCATGAGCTATCAAGTCTCTCCGCAGGAAGCGTTCCGAAATGCCGGACGGTTGATGAAGGAGGCCGGTAGTGGTGCAGTGAAGCTTGAAGGGGGCCAGCGGGTCCTTGAAGCCGTCCGTTTGATGACGGAGAACGGCATCCCTGTCATGGGTCACCTTGGTCTTACCCCGCAAAGCATCCATCAGTTCGGCTCGTATAAGGAGCGTGGTGCTACACCCGAAGAAGCAGAGCAGATCCTTCGCGATGCTGTTGCGCTAGAACAAGCAGGAGCATTTGCCATCGTCCTCGAGAAGGTGCCTACGGCACTTGCCGCTGAGGTAACGAAGATCACTACGGTGCCAACGATCGGCATCGGAGCGGGACCGCACTGTGATGGGCAAATTCTCGTCTGGACAGATATGATGGGAATGTCCACAGAATTCAGACCTCGATTTGTTCGGCGGTATGCCGAACTCCACGAAGTGATGACATCGGCGGTACAACGGTACGTGACGGACGTACGAGGTCATGACTTCCCTGGTCCGGAGGAGAGCTACTGA
- a CDS encoding UDP-2,3-diacylglucosamine diphosphatase: protein MFEPVVSLRSLRVDVPPGKVVTFISDVHLGYGSRDRDRTREDLLLPILRSCAETSAHLFIVGDLFDLWFDYNTVIPRWHVRTLAALQELRAGGLPVSYLIGNHDFGHHTYFREELGIEVDLGDVSATINGTRVYISHGDGKAHQDTGYLVLRSVLRNRFAQWLYRWIHPDWGIALASRTSHGSRDHTSEKDYGPHDGLRDFALAKIDEGYDLVVMGHRHHANVLTHGNGTYVNLGHWLGNGATYGVFSPEDGFRLIEVQPKATP from the coding sequence ATGTTTGAACCTGTGGTCTCCCTTCGCTCGCTCCGTGTGGACGTCCCCCCGGGTAAGGTGGTGACGTTCATTTCCGATGTCCACCTCGGTTATGGGAGCCGAGACCGGGATAGAACGCGAGAGGACCTGCTCCTGCCCATCCTGAGATCCTGCGCCGAAACTTCGGCCCATCTGTTCATAGTGGGCGATCTTTTCGACCTCTGGTTCGACTACAATACGGTCATTCCCCGCTGGCATGTTCGGACCCTTGCAGCCCTTCAAGAGCTGAGGGCAGGGGGCTTGCCCGTCTCCTACTTGATCGGGAATCACGATTTCGGTCACCACACGTATTTCCGAGAAGAGCTTGGGATTGAAGTGGATCTGGGCGATGTTTCGGCAACGATCAACGGAACGCGGGTCTATATCAGTCATGGAGACGGCAAGGCACACCAGGATACAGGATATCTGGTCCTTCGATCGGTGCTCCGAAACCGCTTCGCACAGTGGCTCTACAGGTGGATCCACCCTGATTGGGGTATTGCTCTGGCCTCTAGGACGTCCCATGGCAGCCGCGATCACACGTCGGAAAAGGACTATGGTCCGCACGATGGTCTACGGGACTTTGCCCTGGCAAAGATCGATGAAGGATACGATCTCGTTGTGATGGGTCACCGTCACCACGCAAACGTCCTCACCCACGGCAACGGAACCTACGTGAATCTTGGCCACTGGCTTGGAAACGGGGCTACGTACGGCGTTTTCTCCCCTGAAGATGGTTTCCGACTCATTGAAGTTCAGCCCAAGGCCACCCCGTGA
- the hutH gene encoding histidine ammonia-lyase, protein MTLLLDGSSLTIDDLARAAHDLTSQVALTDDARRRVQESRAAVDRWIAESRIVYGMTTGFGEFANVFIPLEDVEKLQENLIISHSAGMGELLPAVVVRAMMILRINALAKGFSGIRESTLDALIAMVNAGIVPAIPSQGSVGSSGDLAPLSHLALCLIGRGECVVDGVRESSADTLQRHGITPVRLAGKEGLALINGTQMMCAYGALTIHRARNLAACADIAGALSLDALRGTDNAFDERLHRTRPHPGQLITAKNLRTLLKGSEIRDSHKVGDGKVQDAYSLRCMPQVHGATRDTITYATTVIEREMNSATDNPLIIADDDIHIEGGNFHGQPLALVLDFLAIALSELANISERRTERLVNHALGGLPRFLTPNGGLNSGMMIAQYTAAAMVSENKVLAHPASVDSIPTSANQEDHNSMGSIAARKLWTIVENVENVISIEVLCASQGVGLLRPLRSSVPLESVVHCVRERVPFATEDRVLYHDMEAVRALVANGSIVRAIGMELDS, encoded by the coding sequence ATGACACTCCTTCTCGACGGTTCATCACTTACGATCGACGACCTTGCTCGTGCAGCTCATGATCTCACTTCACAGGTGGCTCTCACGGACGATGCGCGCAGACGCGTGCAGGAGTCTCGCGCGGCGGTTGACCGATGGATCGCGGAATCGCGCATTGTATATGGAATGACAACCGGATTCGGTGAGTTCGCCAATGTCTTCATTCCGTTAGAGGATGTAGAGAAGTTGCAGGAGAATCTCATCATCTCGCACAGTGCTGGGATGGGCGAGTTGTTGCCTGCCGTGGTTGTACGGGCAATGATGATCCTCCGTATCAATGCGCTTGCAAAGGGATTCTCCGGCATCCGCGAGTCTACGCTTGATGCATTGATCGCCATGGTCAACGCCGGTATCGTACCCGCCATTCCAAGTCAGGGCTCTGTGGGTTCGAGTGGTGACCTGGCGCCCCTTTCCCATCTCGCACTCTGTCTGATCGGCAGAGGGGAGTGTGTTGTGGATGGTGTTCGTGAGTCGAGCGCCGATACTCTGCAACGTCACGGCATCACACCTGTGCGCTTAGCGGGAAAAGAAGGACTGGCGCTCATCAACGGAACGCAGATGATGTGTGCGTATGGTGCCCTGACGATCCACCGTGCTCGCAATCTTGCTGCATGTGCTGATATCGCCGGTGCACTGTCTCTCGATGCACTGCGAGGGACGGATAATGCCTTTGATGAGAGACTTCATCGTACGAGACCACATCCCGGACAACTCATCACGGCCAAGAACCTGCGCACACTTCTGAAGGGAAGTGAGATCCGTGATTCCCATAAGGTAGGTGACGGAAAGGTGCAGGACGCCTATAGTCTGCGCTGTATGCCGCAGGTCCATGGGGCCACGCGAGACACCATCACCTATGCAACCACGGTGATCGAACGAGAGATGAATAGCGCCACTGATAATCCGCTCATCATTGCTGATGACGATATCCATATCGAAGGTGGGAATTTTCATGGTCAGCCCCTTGCCCTTGTCCTTGATTTCCTTGCCATCGCTTTGTCGGAACTTGCCAACATCTCGGAACGTCGCACAGAGCGACTCGTGAATCATGCTCTAGGGGGCTTGCCACGCTTCCTTACACCAAACGGCGGACTGAACTCCGGAATGATGATCGCTCAATACACAGCAGCTGCGATGGTGAGCGAGAACAAGGTGCTGGCGCATCCGGCAAGTGTGGACAGCATCCCCACATCGGCAAACCAAGAGGATCATAACTCCATGGGCAGCATTGCTGCGCGGAAGCTTTGGACGATCGTTGAGAACGTGGAGAATGTGATCAGTATTGAAGTGTTGTGTGCGTCGCAGGGTGTTGGACTCTTGCGACCATTGCGATCAAGCGTCCCTCTGGAGAGTGTTGTGCATTGTGTGCGGGAACGTGTTCCGTTCGCTACTGAAGACCGCGTGCTCTATCACGATATGGAAGCAGTACGAGCTCTCGTTGCCAATGGTTCCATCGTGCGAGCCATCGGTATGGAACTCGATTCATGA